From Styela clava chromosome 6, kaStyClav1.hap1.2, whole genome shotgun sequence, one genomic window encodes:
- the LOC120331193 gene encoding T-complex protein 1 subunit eta-like encodes MMQPQIILLKEGTDTSQGIPQLVSNITACQVVAEAIRTTLGPLGMDKLIVENNGKSTISNDGATILKLLDIVHPAAKTLVDISRSQDAEVGDGTTTVTLLAAEFLKQVKTFVEDGVHPRVIIRAYRRATQLAIEKIREIQVTIKKDDPKEWRQLLEKCASTALNSKLVAAYKDFFSPMIVDAVSMLGDLLPLNMIGIKKVSGGALSESKLVAGVAFKKTFSYAGFEMQPKKYSNPKIALLNVELELKSEKENAEIRLDNVADYQAIVDAEWSILYEKLQAICDSGAKVVLSKLPIGDVATQYFADRDMFCAGRVPQVDLKRTMKACGGSIQTSVQSLTEDVLGTCEEFDEEQVGGERFNFFRGCPQAKTCTLIIRGGTEQFMEETERSLHDAIMIVRRAIKNDSVVAGGGAIEMELSKHLRDYSRTIKGKQQMLIAAYAKALEIIPRQLCDNAGFDATNILNKLRQAHATGNIWCGVDINNEDVADNFKAYVWEPSLVKVNALTAASEAACLILSVDETIRNPRSSVDAPPGGMGRGRGRPR; translated from the exons ATGATG cAACCACAAATCATCCTCTTAAAAGAGGGAACAGACACTTCACAAGGAATCCCTCAACTTGTCAGTAATATCACAGCATGTCAGGTTGTCGCAGAAGCAATCAGAACAACTCTTGGTCCACTAGGAATGGACAAActtattgttgaaaataatg GAAAATCCACAATATCAAACGATGGAGCGACGATTCTCAAATTGTTGGATATTGTTCACCCAGCAGCAAAAACACTTGTTGATATATCACGTTCACAAGATGCTGAG GTTGGTGACGGGACAACCACTGTGACATTGCTTGCGGCAGAATTTTTAAAACAAGTTAAAACATTTGTTGAAGATGGTGTCCATCCTCGG GTAATCATCAGAGCTTACCGACGTGCGACGCAACTAGCGATTGAAAAAATTAGGGAAATCCAGGTTACAATTAAGAAAGATGACCCCAA GGAATGGCGACAATTACTTGAAAAATGTGCATCAACGGCTCTTAATTCAAAACTTGTAGCGGCTTACAAAGATTTCTTTTCACCTATGATTGTTGATGCAGTTTCAATGCTAGGTGACCTTTTACCATTGAATATGATTGGTATCAAAAAAGTTTCCGGTGGAGCTCTCAGC GAGTCTAAACTCGTCGCCGGTGTTGCTTTCAAGAAAACATTCTCGTATGCTGGTTTTGAAATGCAACCGAAGAAATATAGCAACCCTAAAATTGCTCTCCTCAATGTCGAACTTGAACTGAAATCGGAAAAAGAGAACGCCGAAATAAGATTAGATAATGTTGCT GATTATCAAGCTATTGTAGATGCAGAATGGTCAATTTTGTATGAAAAGCTACAAGCCATATGTGATAGTGGAGCTAAG GTTGTCCTCAGTAAACTTCCTATTGGTGATGTAGCCACACAGTATTTTGCTGATCGTGATATGTTTTGTGCTGGCAGAGTTCCTCAAGTCGATTTGAAAAGAACAATGAAG GCATGCGGGGGATCGATTCAAACATCAGTACAAAGTTTAACTGAAGACGTTTTAGGTACTTGTGAAGAATTTGATGAAGAACAAGTTGGTGGGGAAAG GTTCAACTTCTTTAGAGGATGTCCACAAGCAAAGACATGTACGTTAATAATCCGCGGAGGAACTGAACAATTTATGGAAGAAACTGAACGTTCACTTCATGATGCAATTATGATCGTCCGTAGAGCTATTAAG aaTGATTCAGTTGTTGCTGGTGGTGGAGCAATAGAAATGGAGTTAAGCAAACATTTGAGAGATTATTCAAGAACTATAAAAGGAAAACAACAAATGTTGATCGCGGCGTATGCCAAG GCATTGGAAATCATCCCTCGTCAGTTGTGTGACAATGCTGGTTTCGACGCAACAAACATATTGAACAAGCTGCGACAGGCCCATGCTACTGGAAACATATG GTGTGGTGTAGATATAAACAATGAAGACGTAGCTGACAACTTCAAGGCTTATGTTTGGGAACCATCTCTCGTTAAA GTCAATGCCCTTACAGCTGCTTCCGAAGCTGCATGCTTGATATTATCAGTTGATGAAACTATCCGCAACCCACGATCTTCAGTCGACGCACCTCCTGGTGGTATGGGCAGAGGTAGAGGAAGACCTCGATAA
- the LOC120331251 gene encoding uncharacterized protein LOC120331251: protein MKLPVIDFASCAIYETKIYISTKDLKYVGESIVKAFHSAGFVYLKDTDISKMNDEKNLTTIRTHYYPGIPDKCSFEPGQVRLGEHTDFGSFTILFQDKVGGLQVRAQMENTWMPLLYREQHK, encoded by the exons ATGAAGCTTCCTGTTATAGACTTCGCCAGTTGTGCGATATacgaaacaaaaatatatatatctacgaAAGATTTGAAGTATGTTGGAGAATCAATTGTGAAAGCTTTTCACTCGGCCGGCTTCGTTTATCTAAAAGATACTGATATATCAAA AATGAACGATGAAAAGAATTTAACCACGATCAGAACACATTACTACCCGGGAATACCCGATAAGTGTTCGTTCGAACCAGGTCAAGTTCGTCTTGGTGAACATACTGATTTTGGATCTTTTACTATTTTGTTTCAAGATAAAGTGGGCGGACTGCAG GTAAGGGCACAGATGGAGAATACGTGGATGCCACTCCTATACCGGGAACAGCATAAGTAA
- the LOC144424362 gene encoding uncharacterized protein LOC144424362 has product MENSTVPNYTTDATLPASSWSNDSDDYQITPRIFTLNGPHFTSWMTKTVITLVLAILDSYIIVVLAIDGKRELSKSRGIDQETTGKRLGRLMRLVRFLQSISTLGFHITALVIAIGVEFKGLPGACASAKKIQAFWGSSSFILTYLVLWLRQRVIYSNPALKHLTNIVSRSLSILALAILVVGLVANYFKYALSFHHSITKFGCVVSKAYISPLTSWLMIGISTIVLQMLLLGLFLHPLRKHQSNADDGKESLKPVIQRAFFAALACTLSELISTAMTFGLGRKDAYIISIFMRIRMFMNVVTIIASFPDWKTTILPWKNYPTDQGISRTVDSSSKNIPDINCPAPPA; this is encoded by the coding sequence ATGGAAAACTCTACCGTTCCCAACTATACTACGGATGCTACACTGCCCGCTTCGTCATGGTCAAATGATTCGGATGATTATCAGATTACACCCAGAATTTTTACCCTAAATGGGCCACACTTTACCAGTTGGATGACTAAGACCGTAATTACGCTTGTTCTTGCTATACTAGATTCATATATTATCGTGGTTCTGGCAATCGATGGAAAAAGGGAACTTTCAAAAAGCAGGGGAATAGATCAAGAAACAACTGGAAAGCGACTTGGGCGCTTGATGAGATTAGTCAGATTCCTACAATCTATTTCTACTCTGGGATTTCACATTACCGCTCTTGTGATAGCCATTGGGGTCGAATTTAAAGGGTTGCCAGGTGCTTGTGCGTCTGCAAAAAAAATTCAGGCATTCTGGGGAAgttcttcttttattttaactTACTTGGTGCTGTGGTTAAGACAAAGAGTGATTTACAGTAATCCAGCTTTgaaacacttgacaaacattGTTTCTCGATCTCTCAGTATATTAGCTCTTGCAATATTGGTTGTGGGATTGGTAGCTAATTACTTCAAGTACGCGCTTAGTTTTCATCATTCAATTACAAAATTTGGCTGCGTTGTATCTAAAGCGTATATTTCACCTTTAACATCGTGGCTTATGATTGGTATTTCAACGATTGTGTTGCAGATGTTACTACTAGGTTTATTTCTGCATCCTTTACGAAAGCACCAAAGTAATGCAGACGACGGCAAAGAATCTTTAAAACCTGTGATACAGAGAGCTTTCTTTGCAGCATTGGCTTGTACCTTAAGTGAACTCATTTCAACAGCGATGACATTTGGCCTTGGTAGAAAGGACGCATACATTATATCAATATTCATGCGTATCCGCATGTTTATGAATGTGGTGACCATTATTGCTTCATTTCCAGATTGGAAGACCACAATATTGCCATGGAAAAACTACCCAACTGACCAGGGGATAAGTCGAACAGTAGACTCCAGCAGCAAAAATATTCCCGACATTAATTGTCCCGCACCGCCAGCTTGA